The DNA window ATCCAGCCTTGACAATGTATAGTCATTGCCCTAACAGTCTTAAAACCactagacattaaaaaaaaaaaaagtacaactaGCAAAATCTTTTCTTTGAACTACAATTccaccagatggtggtggcacacacccttaatcccagcactcagaaggcagatgcagaggccagcttggtctatttAATAACAACAGTAAATACAATTTTGtagcactttctttttctttttctttttgagacagggcttctctacatactcctagctgtcctagaaatTGCTCTATAAaacagctggcctcgaactcagatctacctgcctcttcctcctgagtactgagactaaaggtatgtgctatcatgtagcattttttaaaaagtggccaTTTGCTAAgataagaatgaaaaagaaaaagactataAGAAAGCCATTTACTAAGCCAAGAAAATGCACATTGGAAAAGACAGCAGATAACAGGTTCCCTTACGTTGTTTCTCCTAAAGTATAGGCTAAACATTTAATAGTTATCTGTAAAATATTTAGTGTTATGAAAGTAATAAAGAATAAGAATTAAAAGGCAATCAGAGGTAGTTAAAAGAATTAGAACCATCTTAATATGCACTCAGAATaaccagtaaataaatatttaagacatgtttattttGGTATCTTCATTCCCTGGTATAATCATGAGTCTCCATTTAATAGTTTTGTAGACAGAATCTTCATTTGGGCAAGTGAATGGCCTTTAACTTACAGGCCCAACTACAACCTCAATGTTTAAACGAATAATTCTACCTCTAAACTACCAGGGATTTGGGAGTTAAATAAAATGAGAGACAATCACTTTTATTTACATAAGTTGTTTGTACATATTTGAATCTTGTTCTAATCACTGACTCGTTTCCAATATGAAAACCAAATTTCActttgtcagttttcttcaagCTGTTCACATGAATTCTCCAGCTCCTTCCTTGTGAACAGATTCACCTCCACTGAATTAGAGATAAAATCCATGAATGCCAATTCAGTAAAGTTGAATCTCACAGATAGCATGAAAACACAAGTAGCTTTCTGTCCACAATAATGCACTggaacaaattatttaaaatataggtACAAGGTTATTCCATTCTGTTTAAACCTACTAAATACCTTCCACAGGTTTCATAATTTTATCCTACAAATTCTTGGAACTGGGAGATTATCCTGTTTGACAAAAGCTTCCAGATTTGAGGAAAACAATCTTCTCATTAAAAGTTGATTGGTTTGCCGAAAGACGCAGCCAGGTTTGCTTCTCTAAAGGCCTCTGACAAGGTCTGCAAGGGAGCAAAGAACAGTTGAACATGAAACAGCCTAGGTCAAAGGAAACATGGGTAGCAATAAGCCTGTGTATGTTGGCATAATTACCGGATGTGCATGGCAGACTCTAGCTATGTCTTCACAGGAAGCTCCGTACTCCAGAGCCAGGGCAGCTTCATtcaccatttctccagcaccctttaaaattaaaaagtaattatgtTTCCAAGGCAAGAATAACTATACACTCTAATGAACAAATCAGGCTTCTGGGCTTTCAGACATTAAATCTTCTCAAACCTTTGCCTATTATTACAGCAGCTAGAGAAAAGTCAGACAAGGAAAGCTTAGGAGAAAATGTAACAGGGCTTCAAAGCCAAATGGCCTAAATCCTGGTACTTtgctatttttatgtgtttcatGCAATTTCTTTGCTTTAAAAACTAGCAACTCTCCCATAATACTGTAAAAGTGAAATATGAATAATGAGTTTAAGTTATTAGAAGTAGCATAGAAAGCATTCAAATACTGTTAACTTTACTGTTCTGCCACATACCAGGGGAATATATATTTCAGATTCACTGAAATCGAAGCCTTCCCTTAGGAGGTAACTTCTGGGCTGAGAACATGCAGAAGTCTGGAAGTAGAGTGCTCTACACCAAGGGTacaatatgcatatatacaggACCCAAACTGCAAACCAAGTTTGGCCTgctatgaaaaggaagaaggcgCCCTTTACATGGTAAGAAATTaaagagtggggctggagagagggcttagCAGTTAAGCACTGGCTGtgtttgcagagaacccaggttcaatccttGGTACCCACATTGTGGCACACAATTCTAGGTCCagtggatccaatgccctctccaaGCCTCAGCAAGTACTGCATtaacacagtacacagacatgcatgcagggaaacacccacacacataaaataaaaataacgtttaaaaattaaattagtgaGTAAACAGGATGAGCAGAAAGATGAAGCCAAAAAGGAGGGTGGGGAAGGCAGAGCAGAGTGCAACCAGAATCAGCAAGGCCTCGCATCCTTACAGTCTGAGGTTGTCAAGTATCACTGGTGGGTTTTAGGCAGTATAGAAGTAAAAGTAGGCAAGACTGTGTAAGTGCTGGTGGTACTTtgctacaaaaagaaaactttcactAGTCAAACTTTCACAGGCCAATAGTCAGCAACAGCAGAATGGAAACTGCAACTATATTAAATTCTACCCATTAAATGATTCCCAGAAATCTTACTAGGATTTCTAAGACTTTGCAATACTTACTGGTCCCAGAATATGTGCCCCCAGTACTCTATCTGTTGATTTTTGTCCAAGAATCTTCACCATGCCATCTGTGTCAGCATTTGTTTTAGCTCTGCTGTTTGCAGCAAATGGGAATTTACCAACTTTGTACTCAATACCCTGTGGAGAACAAAAAATGAGAACATACATCAAGTACTGTAAAAGTTTGTTTCCATTAGTGAAATAATCTCccatttgttaaaaaaataagtccCAAGAAAGCAACTGTtcaggacacacagaaagaacgaccaaaGACAGGTTAATGAAATTTAATGAGGGAAGAAATGTAAGTAGGTATAAATGCCATCTGGCTGTATTCCAAAGCCAAATATTAAAAAGCTCTGCAACTATGCGttttaccccagcacttgggaggagaggtggatctctgtgattttgaggccagccttgtctagagagtgagttctaggacaaccaaggcagtctcaaaaataaaaaaaggctcTGCAGTTAGCAGTGTTTGAGTACAGGGGGCTTATTATCATTTTGTCTACTATTGCTGACAAATTAAAGGAGTAAATATCTCCTTATAATCCtaacaaaggaacaaatacaTAAGCTACAATATTCTACagagtttttaaaaaggcaaagatGGGGGGGGTTGGTTGTGCTGCTGTTGtggtattttttttgttgttgttttgtgtggtttttttttttttttctttgagacagggtttcctctatgtagctctggctattctggaattccctctgtggagagatctacctgcctctgcctctcaccaagtgatgggatcaaaggcattTGCCAGCATGCCTGGCAAGATGTGTTTTCTAGTCACTAGTGCCATTATTTCAAATCCCACACTTAAGGTACCTCTTCTTTCAATTGCTCTTCTGATTTGCCAACCCAAGCAACCTCGGGGTGTGTGTAAATCACTGATGGCACACAATTATAGTCAATGTGCACGGCACCACCAGCCATTCCTTCAACACAGATGATGCCTTCATCTTCTGCTTTGTGAGCCAACATTGGACCAGCAACCACATCCCCAATAGCATAGATACtaccagaaaaaagaaatacagtaaaCTTCTAAAATCTAAGGAGGTTAGTTATACAACAGAAACATATTTTTAGCTAATAAGTCACCAGAAGACAATCAAATGTAGCTCTTCTAAAGCCAGAGCTAAGTATGTAATCTTTGAGCTGTGAAAAATTCAGTTAGTTATATTTAAACAGTcttattttcaagacagtgtttgaaataaatttaaaattattgaaaatgccCAACACTTGAGAGCCTAAGAAAGACAAGATCACTTGAATctagttcaagactagcctggaccATAGAACAAAATTTCATATCTAAGTAAGATAGACAGACAgttgaaatgtaaataaaatattttcaattaaaaatattagtaattggagctggagagatggctcagtgattaacagcatcagctgttcttgcagaataccagggttcaattcccacacccacaaagtggctcacagctgcctgtaactcctgttccaggggatctgatgccctcttctgacctccacaggaaccAGAAACACACAAggcaaacagacatacatgtaggtaaaaacattcatacaataaagatataaattatttataattcaaGGATTTCAAAAGCCTTTTTTACTATCATTCTTATAAGCCTGGTAAAATGATTAGGGCAGAAGTGGTACGTCTTCCTTTACAACACACATGCTTCATCACGTGTAAGTTttcaatctttataaaaaaaccaaaattattgTCACAcacagaacatttttaaaaagacaacaggTAATTATTCAACTTACTTTGGAATTTTAGTTTGGAATCTGGTATTGACTGGAATTCTACCTCTGGGATCTAGTTCAATTCCAAGCTCTTCTAGCCCCAAATTCTGAGTAAAGGGCCGTCGACCGATGCAAACCAAGAGCACATCACAAGTGATAACTTCGGCTTTACCACCAGAAGCAGCTTCAACACTAAATAACAAACAGTGGTAACTGCTAAACATGTACCTACCTACATTGACAgctgaacatagctgaacatgaTATTTCCAGTATCTTTAATTATGAAATAAGTGATGAAATCAAACATACAAATTCTTAAAAGTTTATTCTTAAAATCTTATAAAACCAGGCATTGTAACACAAGGTAAGAACATAGGTTTCATGGCTGAAGacgtagcttagtggtagagtacttgcttagcatgcttgaTGTCTTAGGGTTTGGTCCCTAACaatataaaaaaacataaaagataggctgggcaatggtggcccacacctttaataatagcacttgagaggcagagccaagaggatctctgtgagttcaaggccaacctggtctgtagagtgagttccaggacagccagggctacacagagaaaccctgtctcaaaaagcactCCTCCCTGCCAAAAAAAGATCTCAGAAAGATCCATGTTCAGATATTGATTGGCTCCACCAATCACCAACTGTGTGACTGTGAAGAAGTTACTTTGTTAAACTAGGTATTTAATACGTGCAGAATACATACTATCAATTTAAGTAATACTATCATCAAATTCCCCGAGTATCTGTCTAAAAGTGCTGCATGAATTTTACTAAACACAAGGAGCtttaaattttatgaatatatacAGTGAAAAATATTATCACAATAAGACTATCTAATTAGGTTTTTTAGTATCAACTTATTCATAAATTTTAACTAGCTAATTTGATAGGCAACACTGTGTAATACAAAGCAATAAGATGGGTCTAAGTTATAAAAAAGTCTGGACTACATTTGTAAGTCTGAAAATGagtgcttttttgagacaagtaaGGATGGTTTGTcaaaaacaaatgtagcataCTTACGACACATCAATTTTCCCATCTGATCTCTTGGTGGCACCAGTAACTTTTGTATTCAGTTTAAACTTAAAGCCTTGCTTTTGTAGTATGCGCTGAAAATTTTTAGATATCTCCATATCAATTCCAATTCCACCCACGTGACCTAAAAATTCAACTGCTGTCACATCTGCACCAAGTCTTTGCCAAACAGAACCctgaaatgaatttttaagaaaaatcatgTAAGTTTCCATAGCAATGTTTACTAATTATCTcgaatattttattgtattttcttcttttgcaaaTGTTTAAGGGAAGCTGTAGTGTTTAAAGGGAAAacataattttacttatttattcaccTATTCCACATTTACTGGGCACCTACTTACTACAGGCCAGGTACCATTACAGCTGTTAGGCACATGTTACTAAACAACAAAACTTGGTGTTTCTGGGGACTTTACAATATGGTAGAGGAAGTCAACAAATAAGTAACAACTTCATGCTAGAGGACTCTTAACTTCATAGCTAAAGTGctatgagaaaaagagaagacagaaccAGGGCCATTTTAGCATGATTGCAGATGCTTTAGTCTAAGTAACATCACATGAAGGAGTAAGGGAAATGAACTATAGCAGGGACTGAGAGAAGAGTGTTAAGGGCAGAGGAGACAAGTAAATATAAGAGtcctaaaattaaataagaatgaTATTGATCTCACTGACTTCGGCCAAAGTTGTAAATCCAGGACAGGGCCCAGTCCTGAACCTGGATTAATGAATCTCTCAGCCTTCAGCTTCTTTGTGCAGTAGATGATGATtaatacagaaacacacaaatgGTCACGGTGCAGAAAATGATAGGTATTAAAGAGTGCCCAGCTCTAAACCTAGTGAACATCCTTTCCCACAAGACTCAAGAATCACTGCACAAGTTGGGAtagaaagatttttgtttttgttttgttttatttttcaagataggatttctctgtggctttggaagctgtgctggaactccctctaggctggcctcgaactcacagagatccaccttccacctgcctctgcctcctgagtgcggggattaaaggcatgcaccaccaacacccggcaaggatagaaagatttttaagagaCATAAGTAGTAGACAAACATCTATAGCAAAACTGGTCTGTTGCACACAGGAACTCATAGCAGCTATGACTGTATGCATAAGACCCACACAAGATTAAGACAGCCAGCATCTCAGCATGGACAGGGGAGGGGCTGATAAAATCGCACCCATAGGTgagaagctattggcaactgatagtGCTGGGGGAGGTATAGTAAGTTTTCTTTAGGAATGGAGCACCAAAAGAGCTCCATGCTCCAGCAGATGGGCCTCtacccatgcacatacaaacagCCCTACAGAcagcactaaatggactcagtgagTTTAAAAAAGAGGACGCACGAAGTTGAGAGGGGAAagtgatgggaggagaggggaaaatcTGGAGTGCAGAGAGGGTGGATGTTATCAAACTATATTATATGCAcgtaagaaattctcaaaatattaagctggctgagaaaatattttctcaacaaAGGAGAAATGCTTACTTTTGTGCTAAAATTTTGTCTCAAATTGTATACTGCATTTTAACAAGTGGCATGGCTTTGAGTTCTCAATGATTCAAtatgaaacaacataaaatttgaAGTCAGCACTAGGAGAAGAATTCagcagtagaatgcttgcctggaaGGTGCAAGACTCAAGTTCTAACCCTGGAActggaaagaaagcaaacaggtaatcttttaaaaatatattatttaacatTTCACATTAAAATCATCTAGTAAGTTTAAATGGCAAGAATATCTTTCTAATTGAGTTAGGTTTACACAGTCATTTACAAATTTCATGCATTTTTATGATGAGAATGAACAGAAGAGGAGGTAACATTGAACTATGAAAACTccacaaatatatacaaaaattagCTCAAAATGAATCATGGATATAACACCCAAGACACTAAAGCTTCTAAAACAAAGCACACAAAGTGCCTTTTGTGACCCCAAGTTAGGAAAAGATAAAACACCAGAACACAGTCTTCCCAGCAActaagacagagaggcagggaaTCAAACCAATCTAGAGGCACAGTAAgattatgtctcaaaaataaacaggcAACTACTAAGCTAGCTTTTGAAAGGTAGGCACCATATGTCTATTGAGAAATAGTAAAGGCTAAACAAGAATATTTAGTTATCCAGCACAATTGCTGATATGTAACAAGGACACACAGGGAACAAAACAGCTATGATCCCTGTCCTTGTGTTTATAATTTAATGAAATCAAAGGGAACAGGTAATATCTAGAAAGTAAGATAAATGTTATAAGAAACAGAACTTCCAGGTACAATAGAACAAACAGCAGGAGCACCAAAGAACCTCCACTCTCATGAAGTGAGGCTCAAATACTGCAAGAGCTGAGAAGAGAGAAATAACCCCAGAATGCCCtcgaggggcagaggcaggtgagtctctgtagGAAGAGAGAAATACCCCCAGAATGCAactgaggggcagaggcaggtgagtctctgtaaGAAGGGAGAAATAACCCCAAAGTGCACTCGaacggcagaggcaggtgagtttctCTAAGCCCAAGGTCAGCCtcgtctacacagcaagttccaggccggCCATGGATACACAGTAAGACACCATCTTAAACACCAATccaaagtaaacaaaacagataaaaaacaACTATTCCAGAGAGAATGTTTACTAGTAGGTGTAATGTTTGCTTAGAACTTATTCTGATATAACCAAAACACAGcgtgagagggaggagggttggcCATAAAGCTGGAGAGAGAACCCAGAACCACAAAGTGCTAACCCTCAAACAACAGCCATTCAAAGACTTCAGCTAAGGAGGGGAAGGGACACATTTGAACACCTGTTTATAGCCACTGTGAAGACCAGTGGCTATAATTAGAAGATAAAGTCAGGAAGGCCTAGGATAAGACATGATGCTGGTCTGAACTAGGATCTGAGTGAGTGACGTCCACTGGAACCCAAGGAATGCCTATGGGACAAGAGATGGGGTGAGAAATGAGGTGTGACCCTCGAGTTCTTGGTATGCCTCTATAGGAGAAACAGCAGAAACACTGAGGAGGGAAATGTTAGATAAATGAGTGTGGCtttgtttggaaagaaaaatgaagatagaAAAGTACTATCATAACCACATGAAAAACATTACATGGAGATGTTGtacattcagaaataaaaatccaGAAGCAAAGAGTCTTAAGCTATAATTTTGTGAGTCCTTTAGTAACTGAGATGATAGTGAAAAGAACGTTTTGTGGATAGACAAAATGGGTCAAGAAAAAAAACTTGCAATGGAATCTAGAGTAATAAAGGGAAACTGAACAAAGGAATTTGAATAAGTAAAAAAGGTAACCCAGAGGGTAGGTAGAAATTCAGCACAGGATAAAGTCTAAGAAGCTAGGAAATTTTCCAAGGCAAGAAATCACAAAGCTGGCtggaatgaataataaaatgcatGTGTCCTTTTCAGGAGCGATTTCTTAACACAAGAGGCCATGGCCTAAGGGTTAAGGAGAAGGTGATGAAACGAACATGAATACTCTCGTGAGAAATttgatggagaaaagaaaaagggaaattaGTAACTGAAGGACAAGCTCACAAGAAGCTGAAGCATAAGCATAAGCCTATATCTACAAGGAAATGCACCTGAGTCTGTGTGACACCCAGGTATAAACACTGAGGCATGTTTAACTgtaaatcaaaaggaaaatagcCAGTTGTGTAgtacatgcctacaatcctagaactcaggtggcagaggcaagaggactatTGCAAGTtcaagccagtctgatctacataccATATTCTAGGCCAGAAGGGGCTATATAAAACCCTCTCTGAATAAAAGGGGTAGAAAGTAgaccaactttaaaaaaagaagagaaaccatGAAACTAAGTCATTGTGAAGGCAGAAAAACATGTTATTAAGTATGAAAGAGGAGGGAAACAGTATTTTCACTGTAGGAGGAAGAACAAAAAGGAGAACATTAAGACAAATCATGTTTCATTCCACGCTCTCTCCTATGTGTTACTCAGGAAGTCCCATGTGAAGTAGGGGAGACAACGTGCCAGTAGAGGTAGAAATAAGAGTGGGAATTCAGTGGCCATGGCAGGGACCAAAAGAAAAGTCAGCTAGGGAAATAATGGATCATCACCCAGGCTGAGGTTCATGTTGAGGTCTGTGACTTCAATAAGAACTTAATACAGGCACCAGTCTGAAGGGTCTACTTTCCACCTGGTGCAGGGGATAGCAAAGGAAGACTGACAGCTAAATTCAACCAAGACTCTAGAGTTTTTCCAGGCAAGTATATCAGAAAAGTAGAGCAGGCCTATAATCTTATTacccagggggcagaggcagggatatcACATGGTCAACGCCTACTTGGGCTACCAAGTCAATTAAAAAGCCAGCTGTGTCAACTTACTGAAAAGCtctgacacaaaataaaaaggagagggctggggatataggtTACTAGTACAGTGCTTGCTTGGGGCTTGTACTAATAACTATCACTGGTCCCTATGTTCAATTTCCAGTATAAAAAAAGGTTAAGGGACTCACTAAAGAGAACAGTTAAAAGTAATAGACTGTGGAATCTAAACTGATCAGGAAACCAGTCAAAACAGGA is part of the Cricetulus griseus strain 17A/GY chromosome 5, alternate assembly CriGri-PICRH-1.0, whole genome shotgun sequence genome and encodes:
- the Dld gene encoding dihydrolipoyl dehydrogenase, mitochondrial precursor (The RefSeq protein has 3 substitutions, 1 frameshift compared to this genomic sequence), with product MQSWSRVYCSLAKRGHFNRISHGLQGVSSVPLRTYADQPIDADVTVIGSGPGGYVAAIKAAQLGFKTVCIEKNDTLGGTCLNVGCIPSKALLNNSHYYHLAHGRDFASRGIELSEVRLNLEKMMEQKSSAVKALIGGIAHLFKQNKVVHVNGFGKITGKNQVTATKADGSSQVIGTKNILIATGSEVTPFPGITIDEDTIVSSTGALSLKKVPEKLVVIGAGVIGVELGSVWQRLGADVTAVEFLGHVGGIGIDMEISKNFQRILQKQGFKFKLNTKVTGATKRSDGKIDVSVEAASGGKAEVITCDVLLVCIGRRPFTQNLGLEELGIELDPRGRIPVNTRFQTKIPNIYAIGDVVAGPMLAHKAEDEGIICVEGMAGGAVHIDYNCVPSVIYTHPEVAWVGKSEEQLKEEGIEYKVGKFPFAANSRAKTNADTDGMVKILGQKSTDRVLGAHILGPGAGEMVNEAALALEYGASCEDIARVCHAHPTLSEAFREANLAASFGKPINF